Part of the Nicotiana tabacum cultivar K326 chromosome 20, ASM71507v2, whole genome shotgun sequence genome, AGAGTTAGCTAACCATATAATGACATGGTAGTACAGCCAATTTGTGTATATCAAATAAAAAAATGGAGGGACGGCCAACGAGCCAACCCTATGAAAATTCCACAAATTATGTCGGCCGTATGTCTTGATATCCATACGGCACTCACCTCTCGGGCGAGTGGCATATTTACCCAACCGACCCTTTTTTTATCAGGTGGTTTGAATAAGCTTAACACAGTCGGATTACATGTTTGGCTAGTTTAGTTGTTTTCTACTGCATTTCAAGATTACCAAGCTTCAAGAcatataaaacacataattccTATGCTGCATTTGATATCTGTAACTTTGGTATTTTTTAACTTGTAGGTCTCCTTGGTCCAATAAGTATCATCCACCATTAGAAGATGCGCCTCAACCTTCTCCAGAGCTGAGGAAACTTGAGGTTGAAGCAAATGAAGTTTTTGCTATCTATCGTGACCAGTGAGGTCCCTTATTTACCTCGTCTTTTCTTCTTCCTATGCAATTGTATCAACTTAATCTTGTTCACGTATTTCATTCAGCTCTCCTTTAACTTCAGATAAAGCCTAGGACATGTCTTTCAGATTTTTCAAATTCCTGGTTTCATGTTAACCTATGATTGGAATAGCTAATAAGAGATCATCAGTACTAGTTTCATCTCTTGGTTAGTCAGAGCATTTTCTGCAGTTTCACTGACCAAAACACTGTTAGGTACTATGAAGGTGGCATCTCATCAGTTTATATGTGGGAAGATGAAAATGAAGGTTTTGTTGCTTGTTTCTTAATAAAGAAAGGTAAATTCTGTTTTGCATTTCCAATAACAAGTGTTATCTTTTCTGCTTCTAATTTGCAATTTTTCTGGGGGATGTAGATGGCTCCAAGTCTGGACATGGTAGAAGGGGGTATCTCCAGGAAGGAGCCTGGGATGCCATACATGTTATTGAGGTATTAGCACCTTAAGAAAGAGAACTTCTTTGGTCATCTCTTCCTTCTCTCGTTTGTTCATCTAATGAGCATGGCTTAAGATTGTTGTAAAATCGTTCAGGTGGGACCAGAGGAGGAAGGAATTGCCCAATACTGCTTGACTAGTACGGTGATGCTGACCTTGACTACAGACAATGAGTCATCAGGCTCGTTCAATTTGTCTGGATCAATTAGAAGACAGGTATTTAATGGATGGTATTGCAGTTTTCTTTGGGTAAATAAAAGATTTTTATTACCAATTGCATTCTGTACTAGTAAAAGAAACGGCAGATTGACATCTCCAAAACTGCAGCGAGAAACTACCTAATATAACACCAAGCACTACCAAAACAACTGAGCTACCAGAACTACATTATCCAGTGTAAAAATTTAACTTGTCAAGTCTCTTGGTTAGCCTGCTCCTCATGGATCGTCTGTAAAAAAACTTCCTGAATGATTCTCCTGAAAATTGTCATTGGGTCTGTTTGCTTATCTTGAAATACTCTTAGGTTCTTCTCAATTCAAATATGATACGAACAAGCAGCCAGTGTCATTCTGTATATTGCTGCAGTTAAGCTTCTTCCTCTAGCATGATCTTAAGCCCATCTAactcctcaggccatgacatagtCGCTCTGCTAATTTCCTGCCAATGCAATAGTTTGTTCCATACTTGTGCAGAAAAATCACACTGAGAATGAATAAGCTATGCTTTCCAGTTGTGTTGTACACAGTGGGCACCCTTGGTCAGTAATAACACCCCAGTGCATCAAGCTATCCTTTGTAGCCATTCTTCCATGAGCTGCTAGTCTAAGAATAAAAATTCACTTGGCAGATCCAAGGTTATTGCGGACTAGCTTTCTCCATTGGACTTTACGGAATTTTCCTCTCATACACACATACATCTTTTTGACTGAAAAGTCTGTCATATTTCTGAGCTCTGCTATTGCTGTTATATAATGCTTTGCTTGTTAACGATGTACAGAAATCAAGAGGATAAGGGGTCTGAAAATTCCTTCATCCATCTCTTGAGTAAAAAAGACAAATGCAACACTAGGACTACCAAAGGGGGGCACCCATTCTAATATCACTCTCGCCCAAACACGTTTAACTTCACAAGTTATCTGAATACCATATCCAATTTGGTCCAAAAATGCAGCAGCATATTTCCCTTCATTCCTTgtggaggaagaaagatgggtatGCTTGATTATCTTATTTGAGCGATGCGacaatagaaaaaagaaaaaagaaaatgagaattcCTTGAATTGGTTATGGACAATATACAAGAGGAATCCTTATATAGGTGTTTAAACTGCTAGAAATAAGGTAAGCAATTGTCCTATAATTAAATGTAGAATTCTCTACCATGTAACATTCTATTACTTAAATTTTATGAATCTACAATGTGTTCTGTAAACAGAACGGACCTTGGGCTTAATTCATCCCAAAATTAACCTTATaaggtgaggattgcccaaggGGATTCAACAGTTTATTTAACCTTATAAAGTGAAGATTCCCCAAGGGGATTCAACAATTTGTATATAACACTAGAATCTTCCTTTATGTCAAGGGGATTCAacaattatatataaaaattcatTTTTGCCCTGTTTACACAATATAATTTTCTGGCGAAGGTGATTCAACCAAACTACCTTGCCACAACCTAGTTCTGCCCCTGAACAGATTCATCCATTAAACTGATCACTGCAAGTCCTTGTTGATTCAAGACTCTTTTCTTGATTGTTAGTGTCTTTCCTAATTGTTCCTCCTTTGCATGAATAGATGAGTATGAAGCTCTCTGTCTCAGATGGTCATCTGTGTAACATGGGAAAGATGATTGAAGAGATGGAGGGTAAGCTGAGAAACTCCTTGGATCAGGTAAATGTCTTTCCTTTTGGAAGttcttttccttttgcttttttctttGAAATATTTATGGTTTATTTTGCTTTGAGGTGGTACTAATTAGTTCATCCTAAATCTTGGTAATTATGTGAACAAATGACTTGCGCCTCTTTGTCATTCTCCCTTGATGTGAGGCACATTTCTCACTGGAAAATTGCTTAGTTGGCAGTGAAAGGTGAAGGAAAGGGTGTTATCTGGGTATGAGCGTAGGGTAAATCGTGGTTCATGTAGCAAATCGCACTCTTTGTTATTTTTCCTTGATGGGAGGAATATTGCTCACTTGAAACTACCTTGTTGTTTTTCATACTTTGAAAATGCATAGTCGGAAGCAGAAAGGAGTAACGAAGGGTGTTATTTGGTAGTAAGTATAGTTAGGGGAAACCGTGGTTCACACGGAAAAGAGTAAATTGGAATTTACCCAAACTGGAAGAGTCTCAAAGAAGGCGCTTCAGTCTTTGCTAACAATAGACCACCTTTCCATTGTCTTTTCTATATTACAAAATAGACCGTGAAATTGAGTCCAAACCCTGCTTAAACCTGCAGGTATATTTTGGGAAGACAAAGGAAATGGTTTGTACTCTGAGGCCACCTGCTGAACTGGTGACATTGCCGGACAGCTGAAATTTGTTATTTCTTGCCTTTTCTGCTGGGTGTTTCTGTAAACCTTGGTTTGCTTCCATATGTCACAGGGTTGTGGTTCAGTGCTCATTAAATTGATAACTGAGTGTATCATATCATATTTGAGTCAATTACTAGTTGTAGATTGTCTGAAAATGTCTCCTCACTTTTCTTTAACATATGGATTATCATACAAATTAATTTCGTCAAGGGCCTATTTTGGATCCATGAGGAGACGAGGATTGATTGATCTAAATGAAGTACTTGATTATATATAGGAGAGACATTCTCATGCCCTGATACTGCCTTGTGGAAACCCCGATAGAACAAAGTCTCTTTAGTTTGGCTCTGTCCTAGCTAGACTCTCTTCTTTTTAGTCGGCGTTTAGTTTAATGCTGTCACAAAAATTCGAGATATTTCTCAAGCATGCATGGAGTCAGCGTCTAATGCTGTATCGGATTATTGTGCGTTTgaggaaaataaataaataaatatgttcTAACATGAAAATGTGTCTTATTGAACTGTTTGATAAAGTTATAGAATTACTTTTACTTGTATATTAAGTTTTTGGTGTTAAAAGAACTTTTAGCGAAAGTTTGAAGCTTATGAAATTACTTTTAAGCTGAAATTTTGATACCAAGATATATGACCGTCCAACTTGTTtcaacaaaatttgtcttcttatcAGGTCAAAGCTAAAACATTTTAATTTTCAAACCAATTAACAAAAgggaaaatttcatattaaaacaacTGGGCTGCCTACTTTTCATCTTTATAGaacatatttcaatttacaattgagtagcccaaaaataataggcccATATTCGAAAAAGGGGCGTTATTTTCGTTTTTGGTATTCAGAAGCGGGATTTTGTATCTTTCAGCGGGGATTTTCTCTTATTCTTTCCATTCTTCTTTCCCAGATCTACAAAAACGTGATCTTACAGTCAATGCAACTCCAAAAAACTTAGAAATTCTTCTTCATCTCGAATTAACAGCAAATCGAACACgaaaagtgaatttttttctGCAATCAGCgtgattttcatttttgttgcaATTTTGATTTCAACTTTTTGTTCTATGGAGCTTTTTCCAGTTTACGTTTTTCATAGTGGTGAATGGGAAGGCAACAAGTTTATCAATTTCGTTAGCAATTGTGTAATAATCGAGTGGACATTCAGCTCCAACAATTTAGTTGAAGCTAATTCGAAACAGATTAGAATCGATTGTGAGTTAAACACATTAGAGATTAACTTGCTCCCAAAGGATGGTTTGCCGCCGATCCTGATTTACAACGATACAAGTGTTAAGGTGTATAtcgaattaaagaagaaaaacttgAATTTCACTGAATACCCGTTGTATGTGACTGTGAAAGAGAATTATGATAATCGTTTGGTTGCTACAAGTTTTAGTTGTTTGGTTGCTACAAGTTCCAATTGATAGATGTATCCACAATTATAGCACTGAGATTATGCATGATATCGAATTTATTGAAAACACGGGTATAATAGATAATATGTTAAATGAATTTGTTGAGGAGGATCAAGTTTATAAAGATAAAGAGACAGTTGTCAGTGTGATGAAGAACTTGGCTGTACGCGAGCGGTTCCAATTCAAGGTGAAGAGATCAAGCGCAACAAGGTATGACAATAGTTGTATAttctattatatatatgtataaatatgtataaagtagtatatatttgtatataggTATTAAAATTAGTATATATCTAGTTATGTTTTTGTATATAAGTGTATTTAGAAGTTGAATGATCTTTAATCCTAGGTATCACCTTATGTGTGTGGATGACAATGGTGCTTGGAGTTTCAAATCTTCTGCCGTTTACAAGGCAAACATATTCAAGGTGAGAAGTTACAATAATAATCACACATGCGGCTACGATGAAAGATACTTAACACAACGTCAAGCTACTTCGGGTGTAATTGCTAGTATAATCAAGGACAAGTATGTTAATCCAAAAAAGGTTTACACCACAAATGATATAATAGAGGACATACAAAAGCAATACGAGGTTGAAGTGAGCTACATGAAAGCATGGAGAGCTAAAGAGATAACAATGACAATGATAAGAGGGAATCCAAACGATTCATATAAGGAGGGTCCGAGGTATTTGTATATGTTGGAGCATGCAAATCCAGGAACGGTTACAAAGTTGCACAAATCAGAAGATGGATGCTTTCTTTATGCATATGTTTCGCTATATGCATCTATCAAGGGTTGGGAGCATTGCAGACCGATAATGGTTGTTGACGGAAGTTTCCTTAAAGCAACATATAAGGGTACCATATTGACTGCTTGCACACAGGATGAAGCTGGTGAGTTGACTGCATCTACCTTTCTTTTTACAGTTTGTATAATATTATAGTTTCATGTATAAACGTGTGTAGGATTTCAGAGCTGCTGTTTTTATAAAATTTGCAGTATGTATAAAGTTGTATATTCATGTATAACTGTGTATAAGATTTGTATAATTGTCTGAATCCTaatatctattttgtataaaCAGGAAAAATCCTTCCACTTGCATATGCAATTGTAGATTCAGAGAATAGTAAATCTTGGGAGTGGTTCTTCGTCCAGATAAAGGCTGTTTTTGGTGTTAGGGAAGGGATGTGTATAGTTTCAGATAGAAATGAAAGCATTTTCAATGCCACAAAAGCTGTGTACCTAGAAGTTCCACATTGTATTTGCATGTTTCACTTGTGGCAGAATGTCAAGCACACATTCAAGAAACATCACAAACAATTGAAGGGTATCTTCTTCGCTTTGGCTAGAGCTTACACGATATAGAAGTTTGACTATCATATGACAGACATGTGCAAAATTGATTCGAGGGTGCAACCTTACTTGTTTGAAATTGTCTACGAAAGGTGGTCTAGGGCATAGTCCAAAGTGAAAAGGTCGATGGTAATGACTTCCAATATTGCAAAGTCAATTAATGCAGCAAACAAAGATGCTATAGAGTTACCAGTTATGCGATTGCTGGAGTACATGACAAATTTGCTACAACAATGGAATAACAAAAAACAGAAAAAGTGCAATAGAGACATCTATAGAGCTTGGCGAAAAGTACGACAAACTCATACGGGAAAATCTGATTGCATCGGAGCAAATGACGGTATAACGAATCAAATATAATGATGCATGGCACTGCTGACTTGCATTTTACTGCTTGTATAAGGATGTATAACTctgtataataatgtataatgtgctttaacttcttttttttaaaaaaaaaagctttTGCAGGTGAGGCTTGCTACGGAGCATTTATATATTGTGCTTGAAGGGGCAAGGCGAAACATAGTGTGCCTTGAAGAGGGAATATGCAGTTGCGGCAAATTTTAAATGGATGAACTTCCATGTCCGCATGCTTGGGCGGTTTTGAAGAACCAGCAGCTGAAACCTGGCCAGTATTGCTCTTTTTACTACAAGAAGGATAACCTCCTTAGAACTTATGAATTTTCAGTGAATCCAATGCCAGATGAGAGTTTATGGGTAATCCCAAAAGAGGTGCTGGAAGATGTGGTCCTACTACTTAAAGGGAGAGAAATGCAAGAAGGCCAAGAAAGGAAAGACTCAAACCTGCTTGAGAGAAAGAGTTTAAGATGGCGTTTTCATGTTCTGTGTGTGGACAAAGTGGTCACAATAGAAAAACATGTAGGATTCGACCAAAATATATAGTTGGAAACATAACACTTCCTATTACATATGTTGTCATATTGAGTAGTTAAGTTTCACAAACAATAGAGTTACAAATGTTGAGTAGTTAAGTTTCACTAGCAATTGAGTTACAAATGTCAATAAAGAATTACAATTTACATTATATGTTGCAATTATGTTAAATATGTTTCATTATACATGTTTTGATTATCCAATAATAGTGTGTTACTGTTTTTAATGGTGCTAAATATATTAATAGATTGTACAAATGCAAAACAGAACTACAAACAATCAATGTTATTATATGTATACAGATGTATAAATGAGAGTATAAGTTTGTATAAAATTGTAAACTATGTATATTATTGTATACATATGTATAAACCCTGCAACATTGACAAACTGCAACAATAACGAAAATACATACTTTGTTAAAGGAAAAAACAACTGAAATATTCATTAAAATGTAATTCATTCACAGCCACAATGTGTAATGACTACTACaaattacacaaaaataaaatcatCTATAATATTTTTTAAGGTTGTCTCACAAGTAGCAGAATAGTACTTAGACAAAACTAGGCAACAACTCCTGATACATAGCAAAACTAcattaaaatgaaaaaaacagAACTACTTTCTCGGTCGTCCCTTCTTCCTCTTCCTGAAAAGTCTCCCTGTAATTTCATCACCACTAATTGCATCGGACTGTTGTTTTTTCCTTCCATAATCCCACAACAGAGATTCACACCTGGTGCAAAGTGTCTCAATGTGAAAATTATCTTTTCGAATTTCCTTACCCAGGATGAAATACTCAGCAAAGCCAGCAACAAAAGCACCACAATcactataattaaaaaaaaaattagattctCTGTACGTTACTGTAAATAGGTACACAAAtagtaaaatagtaaaataaCTGAGATTAACCTACCATTTGATCTGTTGGGGCACATTATTAACCAGATTAATCTGCAAAGCATCAGAATGGGATTTATCGGTATATGCACCATTGTTCCAATCAATGCCCTTCTTCTCGACATAAAAATCAGAACTCTTCAAGAAGTAAGGTATCAGAATTGCATAAGGTAATGCAGCATCCAAAGCAAGTCTATCATTAATAGCTCCACGGTTAGAGTCATAGATGTGGATGCACCTATCTGTGAACGTAAACAACCCCAAAACCCAGTGGCCCAATTTTGCTCTTCCGCGCTTGACATAAATAGGGAATAAGACGTGGTCAACAGTGTACCACGCTACATTTGCATCATAATAATACCCTCTAATGTACTCTTCTATTTCATGCCCTTCAGGAATCAATGGATCAAAACTCTTTGGCCAATGGCATTGAAATctttatacagtgatttgattTTGTTACTAAAGGCAAAGTCGGTTGTAGTAAACCGCATGGCAACATTCGGCCCATATTTTCCCCTCTTCCCCAAATAGTAAAAGAGGACATCCAAGTGCTGagacaagaaaaataaaacaaaaataaccaTCACTACTAAATGATTCAAAGTACTACAAAAAAATCAATATATGATGCAGATCTTTTAAATATACAAATTTTTACACTATTATACAAAGTTATACATATTTATACAAGGTTATAAAATCTTATATCGTGATTATACAAAAATCTTGCATTTGATTATACAAAGTTATGTATACACTATGGGGGTCTCAAACAATAAAGATACGCAACAAATAAAAAAAGGCATTAGGACAAAAAGTTATTAAATATCGTGTCAATCAAAGGACGACCACAATACGCAAGTGAGTGGAACCAATCCTTCGTGGTCACATGACACGAGCCAAAAGTAAAAGCTTCCGCAAACTTATTTACTTCATCGGTATAAATATTTTTGGCTCttcaaatcataaaaaataaaaataatcagAACTACCTTCATTGACAAGTATAAAATCAGAACATGAAAGCTTAAAGAAAATTAAGCTACCTTCGCCTCGTATCCATCCTATTATCAACAAACGCGCAAAACTCTTTGGCCAATGGCGACAAGGgatcaaaatcatcaatttcgaTCGTGAAAGGATGCTTGATATAAAAAATGAGCTTGTGCGCCGATCCTGATGCCCCCGAATCAAAAACTAGCAAATACGAAGATTTGACATATTTTCCTTGTATTTACTATCAAACCGACTGTTCAGGAGAAATGTAATCCTCTTCTACGTCTATGAAGGGTGGTCTACGAAGCACAATTTGGGACATTTGTAGCGCAACTAAATTTTTATCGCCAATGTCATCCCAAAATGTATCACCTTTGACATCATCTCCTGCCCCTTAGACAGAGAAAATcaataaagaaaaactttcaaaatgaagaaaaaagaaaaatcagacaAAAAAGATAAAATGCAGAACGAATACCATGATCAACACCATCAGTAACTCCCCCGTTCGCTTTGAAACCTAAATCTGTTTGGTCAGCTAGCGTGTTATCTTGATTCACTTGCTCGACAAAGTCAGGAACAACATCATACTGATAGCCATCATATTCACCGAGACCAGATGTATTGTCATCAGACACGCACTGACGAatctaataaaaaaataatagaaagagaAGGCATAATTGTTGAGTGATGATTCAAAGAAGGCATAACTGTTGACTGATTTGGTTTTATCAGTAAAACATTACCTTAGAATCAGGAACCTCATCCCTCGTTTGCTTGGTTTCCTTCATATTCAGAAAACTAATCACTTTTTTAAAGGAAGAAACTACATAACTGTTGAGTGTCGTAACTGTATCAGTCAATTacaacaaaaaataacaaaataaatcaacaaccaTGTTTATAACAAAAAAGTCATGTATATTCAAAAAGTACCGATAAACTACAGAAAAGCTAAAGCTGCAGTACCTTTCCAACCGCACTCAACTTCTCAACTTCAGCATTCAACAGATCAATGCTCGCCGAAGGATCATAACTCGGTTTAGGTTGTTGCTTCATATTCTGAGGATAAGGTCGTTTAGACTGTCGCTCCGTATTCTGAGGATAAGGTCGTTTAGACTGTTGCTTCATATTCTGAGGACAGGGTGGAGATGCAGAGACAAAATTATTAGTGTGAAAGGCAGGCATCTCCCCTGATGCAACATCATCGGCATTAACTTCAAAAAGCGTGGCGATGTTCAGTGTTGACATCTCTTCACGAGTAAGGGAAATGTTCCTATAGTTCAACTACAATAAGAAAAACTAGATTACAATAGTAGAAAAAGAAAATTGTGACATATTCATAATTATACATACTTACAGAAAAACTGAAATCATATATGAAGAAGTATTATGGTACAAAATGTTTACCTTGTCGATACTAGACATGATCACCCCGCCAGTCAAATCCGCATATGTTGGAGTTTCAGTGACTTTACAATTAAGAATGTGTGGCACATTTGTGCCAACGCGAACAACTAGATGCGTGTCAACCATACAACAACACTCAAAAAATCATATTTGTAATGCAAGTGACAGACCTCTGAGCCTATACATTGTCAAATGGTCACACTATCTGTCCCTCATTGTCTTTAAAATATCTTCAAATGACTTTTCCCCCCAAGCATACGTTTGATATTGACCACTTTTAATGATATCAAAATCATCTTTGTTGATACCATGATTATTGGCATCTGAGAATATGAAACGATGGACAAATATTATCAACGCCATCTTGAATGCATCTTCGTCCGACTTCCAGTCCTTTTTCTTGAAGCAATCAAGAAGGTGCTCTCTCGTTATAGCCCTTTTTCCATCTCCTGGAAAATACTCTTTTAGAAATCTATTGACATCTGGTTTGTCATAGATAGTGACGTCTTCTTCTACACACTTCAAACTAGTGATAACAGCAGACTCTCCAATGCCAAAACGTAGCAAACAACCATTAATTTTAACCCACAACTCTCTTTCCCGCCCTGGGACGACTTCCCTCAATAGTATACAATGAATAagttgattttgaattttaaattaaggcaGGTCCAAGAAGTAGCCAAAACAGCTAGCACGGAACATTTGAAGCTGTATGTCAGTCAAATATTGCCTCAAAATGCTGACAATATCAGTCTCTATGTGGGAACTAATCCTTTTGTGGAAATGATCAGCTGATTGTATATAGAAGTCTCCAACCTTGCACATAGAAAAACAACAAGAAAGAAATCAGGAACAAAAACTATACTAAAATATTGTATAAACATGTATAAATTAGTATAGCAGTACTTGTATAAAGATGTATAAACAACTGTTAAACGTTGTATAAAATTATATAAGGATGTATAAAATTAATAGCAACACAGGGAATACCTTCATCTTAGCTTTTTTCTCCTTCAATTTGTGGCGAATAGCAATCCTTTGTTCTTTGGATATGCAATCAAGACCACTCTCACCATCGTCCTCGATCTTGCTCTTTTTATGCTTAACGTCCTCGATCTTTATCTTTTTCGGTTTAACACTGGGAcctacatcatcttcatcaaccAAATCAAATTTCAGCTTTTCTTTGGATTTTTCATGT contains:
- the LOC107769469 gene encoding F-actin-capping protein subunit beta, with the translated sequence MEAAMGLMRRIPPKHTETALSALLSLLPHHSSDLLSQVDQPLQVLCDMEYGKEFILCEYNRDADSYRSPWSNKYHPPLEDAPQPSPELRKLEVEANEVFAIYRDQYYEGGISSVYMWEDENEGFVACFLIKKDGSKSGHGRRGYLQEGAWDAIHVIEVGPEEEGIAQYCLTSTVMLTLTTDNESSGSFNLSGSIRRQMSMKLSVSDGHLCNMGKMIEEMEGKLRNSLDQVYFGKTKEMVCTLRPPAELVTLPDS
- the LOC107769468 gene encoding uncharacterized protein LOC107769468, encoding MIIVWLLQVLVVWLLQVPIDRCIHNYSTEIMHDIEFIENTGIIDNMLNEFVEEDQVYKDKETVVSVMKNLAVRERFQFKVKRSSATRYHLMCVDDNGAWSFKSSAVYKANIFKVRSYNNNHTCGYDERYLTQRQATSGVIASIIKDKYVNPKKVYTTNDIIEDIQKQYEVEVSYMKAWRAKEITMTMIRGNPNDSYKEGPRYLYMLEHANPGTVTKLHKSEDGCFLYAYVSLYASIKGWEHCRPIMVVDGSFLKATYKGTILTACTQDEAGKILPLAYAIVDSENSKSWEWFFVQIKAVFGVREGMCIVSDRNESIFNATKAVYLEVPHCICMFHLWQNVKHTFKKHHKQLKGIFFALARAYTI